accaggcctctagttgttaataaagGAACATTCTGACTTTGTAGATCAGGTCTGAGAGATGTATTCTGGAGAGAGTGTATTCTGGAAGTATGTTCAGAAGTCCACTGGCACCCAGCATATCTTAGGTGTGCCTATTATGCATCCCTATCATGCCATACTCCCCATACCAGGCCAGTCTTACTCCTCAGGGTAAGAGCGTAATTGACTCTTTCCCTGAGCCAGATGGTAAAGGAAATGAGGGCAGCAACGGTGCCTATGAAACTCCTTGATTCCCAGTGCCCAGCAGAATTCCAGGCTCAGAGAAAGCTCTCAATATATACTTATTAAGAAAAAGAACCTCTGAATAGATAAAATGCACTGATCACTCAGTTTCCTGTGTCTATAGATGAAGGCCAACTCTCAATTCCCCAAGGTAATATCTCTTCATGTGACCTCTTAGAGAGTCTCCTGGTGAGAATGTCCCTCCACAACACTGAGACTTCAGGCAGCCACAGGACCGAGATCATCCCAGGATAAACTTGGTAGCAATAGAAAGTTTTCATTCGCTGATTAAATATTTACGGAACACCTACTACCTTCTGAGCACTTTATTAGACACCGAGTGTACCATGATTTAAAATAAgggcgccgaaaccggtttggctcagtggatagagcgtcggcttgcggactgaaaggtcccaggttcgattccggtcaggggcatgtacctgagttgcgggcacatccccagtaggaggtgtgcaggaggtagctgatcgatgtttctctctcatcgatgtttctaactctctatctctctcccttcctctctgtaaaaaatgaataaaatatatttttaaaaaaataaataagggcgTCCAAGCCAATACTGGACAGCGACATGCACAACAAACAATGATATAATTCATAAATCAGAAGTATTGCAAAGTAACCTCTTGAGGTTTATTTTCTACTGGTGGTGATGGGGTTTAAGGTGATATCTGAGCCAAATCTTGAAGAGTCAACAGGAGTTAAAAGCTAGTTTGACTTGTCCAACTCAgtattttcagagaaagaaaagctcCTACTAACCTTTAAAGTAGCCAAGAGTATTATTTCATCAAAAGAGTTGAATTTCATGTTTGTTGCATACTATTGGGGTTGTAGGTAGTGAAAAGGAGTATTTGCCTTTTCACAGAACAAAGAGCTTATTGTTTAATTCGATTACCCAATACCATTCTTCTGAGCTAACCCTGATTTTAGTCCTTATAGGAATTTGGCCAATTTCAGCATTTACTATGCACTTCCACATTTCTGGCAGACATGGAAAGATTTAGAAAATGATTATGCTTTGTACTCAGTTGTGGTGggatattttatattgattagcTGGACTTCGTTTATAAGAACTCTTTGTGTCATCAACACTTAAAAACTTTTATatctttttgtgtatgtgtgcacaggGTCTTTTTATATCTTGAATATAGTAAGCAAAGAGCTAAGAAGAGTCAAGACAATTCTTGAAGAATAATACCTTTTCCCATTAAAAGGAACctgggctccttggagaaatacctgattccaggtctggggcagaaaatgtgtatttgtgtgtgtgtgtgtgtgtgtgtgtgtgtgcgcgtgcgcgtgcgcCACAAAGTAATGAAGCTATCTAAAACTATTAAGGTGAGTCAAAAGGACTCAGGAGCCCACTGGAAGACGCTCCTATTGGCCTAAGATGAGACAATTTATGCATCAATAAGGATAAGCACTGGAATGAATAAGCACACATCAATTATGTTTAAACCCCTAATTTCATAGAGCCTCAACTACCCCAGCTGAGGTGTCTGTAATTCTTTGACTTCTCTTCTTGGTCTCAAGGACGTACCTGcagctccagccatcacatcCATGTTCcagagaacaggaaagaaaaacgATGGAGCCTGGCTCAGCATTTCTGGAAGTTCCTGAAAGACTTTTACTTACTTCTCATTGGCCTTCTCACCTGCTAGGGACACTAGGAAATGTAGCTTTACTCCCCAAATCTGAGCACATTGCTGCCCCTGTAATACAGACTCTGTTAGTAGGGAAGAGGAGAAATGACAGTGGATAGGAAGCCAGCTGTTGACCACACTTTTGCATCTTTAGTGATTTCCCATTTCTCATTCCTAATATTATTTGGgccttcttttctccattgatcaaaaaaaaatttttttttttaatcctcatccaaggatattttttcctatgatttttagagagagtggaagggagagggagagacagagaaaaacacagatgtgagagaaacacatggattggctgcctcccccatgccccaaccagggccaggagtcTGCAAGGGAGGTAGCTgctcctgaccggaattgaacctgggacccttcagtccgcaggcccacgttctatccactgagctaaacccaCTAGGGCCAttgatcaaatatttaaaaaaataattttggcttCCTTGATTCTTTGTCTAGTACTTCtactatgtttattatttttcccttctaattttttttaaaaaaatttttttgctttttatgaaATCATGAATGAAGCATAGAAATTTCTTAAAACATAAGACAAAAATAAggaatttttaaagcttttccgGTGTCAGCGCCGCCTGGTGGGATCTCTTGtgcacgcccacagccatgctgtCCAGGGGGTCCTCTGCAGTCTTTGGACGCGCCAGAAGACAGCCCGGGCGTTGGCGAACTGCAGACAGAAGGTGCAAGGGCCTCATCAAGGTCAACGGCCCGGCCCCTGGAGAGCCCGGCCCACGCTGCAATACAGGCTACTGGAACCTGTTCTGATTCTGAGTAAGGAGCGATTTGCTGGCGTGGACGTCAGAGTGCGTGTGAAGGGTAGTGGTCAAGTGGCGCAGACTTATGCAATCCGTCAGTCCTTCTCCAAAGCCCTGGTGGCCTATTACCATAACTGTGAGAGTGGGTCCTTCCCACCACAGGTGGATGCGGCTTCCAAGAAGGAGATCAAATACATCCTCATCCAGTTTGGCCAGCCCCTGCTGATAGCTGATCCCGGTCGCTGTGAATCCATAAAGTCTGGAGGTCCTGATATCCGTGCTCTCTACCGGAAATCCTACCAATAAGCCTATCAGGGTTCACCTTTATAATAAACAACGatcaagggattttttttttaaagatttttttacagGGTTCTCGACTTGAACCCCAAAtcacatttttcttaatttttttaaattgatttcagagaggaaaggagagggagcaagagatggaaacatccatgatgagagagaaccattgattgctgcctcctgcacgccctcccctggggatagagcccgcaatcATAGCTACTGATAATATTTTGGTGTAAGCATTTTTCTATGCATATACATGCCCAACAGACATACACATGCATTTTTGGAAGAAAACGTGTTGACGTATTAAACATGTTTTCGTAATTTAccctttatatttcatttaacattataTCGTGAACCTTCTCTCATGTCAAATGCAGAGCTCCGtcatcactttctttttttttttttaaatatattttattgatttttcacagagaggaagggagagagacagtcagaaacatcgatgagagagaaacaccgatcagctgcctcctgcacatctcccaccgggaatgtgcccgcagccaaggcacatgccccccaccggaatcgaacctgggaccccccagtccgcaggccgacgctccatccactgagcaaaaccggcttcAGCCGACATCACTTTCTTAAACAGTCAACAAAATCCTTTATCCCAAAGAAATCACATCAGAGCCTcgatgaacaaaacaaatgacTTGGGATCCAGGTAGACCTGGCCTTTCCCTGCCTAGCAGGCTTCAGTGGCGCTTCACCTACAGCATCAGTCTCCAGGGCGATGACTCAGCTTAGTTGCAATGCAcgcaatacatttttaaattaaaagcccTTAGGTTTCTTTTAagccttttattttaaagaatgagaCTTTTCTTTACCCAGTTGATTAAAAGAACTGCCTCAAGCTCCTAAACTAGCCAGACCTTATCTTCTCCCCTGGTGTGCTAGGAGTGGGATTTCCTTAGCAATTATCTCTCCAGCATCCATATTGTATTCATTCCCTCTTAAAAcaagtctttcatttttttattagataCTCCTGTGAAGAAGAGCACACTGGTGTTTTGACTAGGTATTTTCAGTTCTGTATATGCAAGGTTAGTATTTGCATGTAGTaacatgccttttctttttctggcatCTTTATTGTTCTGTTCCCCTGAAGTAAAGCCAAGTTCTCCTATTCTAGCTCTGTATTATATGACTTAAGTGGTAGTCGCTTCTTTTCATTTCACTGTTCATagtttcattttaattctttttgaagTTTATGTAGGTAAAGTCATTCTCTTCTTTTGGGTCTTGCCTTTCTTGCTCAACATATTTGTGAGATTCATAGATTCATTCACATGACTGTGTGTAGCCTGAGGCCACTAGAACACTATTATGGACATTCTTGCATGTCACCTAGTTGCACATGGgtgtatatccttccatttaactagatAACAGTAATTTTCTGATATAGTTATATCATTTTATACTCCCTAGGGGAGGAATTGCTGGTTAAAGAGAAGTGCATATTCAACTTTTTATTTAAGTAATGCCCATGTTTGTTTTTTCCAGAACAGATTGTATCagtgtacaccaagcatgtcaaactcgcagcctgcGGGGCCAcctgtggcccacaacgaatatttttgtggcccagccaatataacggtatgttagaaatgttttttttttgttgttgttgtttttaaaatatattttattgatttttccagagaggaaggga
The sequence above is a segment of the Myotis daubentonii chromosome X, mMyoDau2.1, whole genome shotgun sequence genome. Coding sequences within it:
- the LOC132223732 gene encoding small ribosomal subunit protein uS9-like, whose translation is MKLSKTIKRRLVGSLVHAHSHAVQGVLCSLWTRQKTARALANCRQKVQGPHQGQRPGPWRARPTLQYRLLEPVLILSKERFAGVDVRVRVKGSGQVAQTYAIRQSFSKALVAYYHNCESGSFPPQVDAASKKEIKYILIQFGQPLLIADPGRCESIKSGGPDIRALYRKSYQ